The Amphiura filiformis chromosome 13, Afil_fr2py, whole genome shotgun sequence genome segment AATTCGGTAAAAAGATTATGTAGCAAATTGTCCGTGCGTGtacatatggctttaatatagcaAAGGTGGTCGGGCATTACCTAATAATTCGGTAAAAAGTTTACGTAACAAATTGTCCGTGcgtgtacattatggctttaatatagcaAAGGTGGTCTGGCATTACCTAATAATTGTGTAACAAGATTACGTAGCAAATTGTCCGTGcgtgtacattatggctttaatatagcaAAGGTGGTCTGGCATTACCTAATAATTCGGTAACAAGATTACGTAGCAAATTGTCCGTGCGTgtaaattatggctttaatatagcaAAGGTGGTCTGGCATTACCTAATAATTCGGTAACAGGATTACGTAGCAAATTGTCCGTGCgtgtacattgtggctttaatatAGCAAAGGTGGTCAGGCATTACCTAATAATTCGGTAAAAAGATTACGTAGCAAATTTTCTGTGcgtgtacattatggctttaatatagcaAAGGTGGTCTGGCATTACCTAATAATTCGGTAACAAGATTACGTAGCAAATTGTCCGTGcgtgtacattatggctttaatatagcaGAGGTGGTCTGGCTTTACCTAATAATTCGGTAACAAGATTACGTAGCAAATTGTCCGTGcgtgtacattatggctttaatatagcaAAGGTGGTCTGGCATTACCTAATAATTCGGTAACAAGATTACGTAGCAAATTGTCCGTGCgtgtacattgtggctttaatatAGCAAAGGTGGTCTGGCATTACCTAATAATTCGGTAACAAGATTACGTAGCAAATTATAATTGTCCGTGcgtgtatattatggctttaatatagcaAAGGTGGTCTGGCATTACCTAATAATTCGGTAAAAAGATTACGTAGCAAATTTTCGGTGAGTGTACATCGtgacattatggctttaataattaTAGCAAAGATGGATAATGGTCAATTGAAAAACTGTTACATGGATGGGATATTATTTTTGGGATAGCCTCATTATTGTTACCAATTGACGCTCAATAGGTACATGACGATGTTCAGTCCTTATCAGTCCAGCCTAATCTTGCAAATGAAAGGGTAACGAATTACGTAGTCACATGGAAGATCATTCCACGGTTTCCACGCATGAGGGGCATCTGCATCTACGAAGTGGGTACAATCTTCTGATCCTACATTATGGGAATTTGAAGGCTCGCCTGGGCCCCATTCGTTGTAATCAAAGGGAGTACCATCCGTCCAGGTAAACTTCTTTTCGTGGCCTATGTCATGCGCACCAATCAAGATGGACTGCAATGGAGAGGCGATGATATCCGACTCGGTTGTGTTTACAGTGCATTGCAATTGAGAAGAGTTAATTAGGGAGTAATGCCAGAGTGCGTAGACAAAATTAGACTCTGCTAAATTATGGATGGATACTAAGTGTCCTTCATGTGTGTCGCCGTAGAATAAATTACAATATCCCTCAGCTTCTACCCAATTCTTGACAGTACCAAAGAAACGGTAGCAGCTGTTTTGGAAATGGGTCCAAAATGGCGGGCATTTGTGACAACATTGACCtggaaaagtaagaaaaaaaaatatgaagagttTGTCGGTTTCAACCTGCGCTAAATCTaatggctgccttgtgtcacatgtCATAGTTTTAATGACATTCAACGATTGGAAgggatatgtttgtaactctagcgtattttctaactattttcaacattattttgtcACCTAAAATTTCTCCAATGTAAAGTCTAAAAATGCCTGTCATTTtatttagctccttttggaacaaaaaatgtacttttcttttatattcattattttcttcttcgcacatgggaagttaaagagatttgcaattatttttttaaagataaccaaaaaTTGTTTAAtctattctagtggtccaatgttattagattggcaaggttgttgctactcttaggaatatcttcaaatgaactttacacaaagcagcctttagagttggaaccaaactcttcatataCGACATTTATAAGTTCTGGGCCAAACTAAAAAAAGAACGCACAAGAAATAAAAGTTAATTAtagacttaaaagggcatttcgtgatccacagcctcatcccccacttttctcaaaaaaagttgagatttttatatcactggaaacctctggctacataatgtttatgtacaaaatatttcttgcagattaattcgtttagcaaagatatcgtcagaaatttgaatttcgttctggtgcaccagaacgaaattacaacgtattgtctatggagcagtgtaatacacataatcatgcataactcgcaaacgcaatatcggattcaactgaaattttgggaatatgcttttttcgtggatatgtactgaaaaatgtcataaaaagaggatgctaggatcacgaaatactccttactATAATAATTGCAaagagtaaggcatacatatgcgtttATAGGCAagcatgtaattggtaaacacatttggtttgtctttgaaaagtgataattttttCACATGCATGAACGAAATAAAATCGATTAATCCCCATAattcgaacttcactcctgtcattgaccaacaattagtctaacaattacacaattacaaaggtttcaccTTTTGTAagtgcgtggcttatttctaaataggtttgcaaggtgtcaagataaggcaagtCACAACACAATAGAGGGCTTTTATGGCagagaacagaaagctttttggacatgttggaagtgcagcgtcaatttagTAAGAGTCACGCccaaacctaccataactctacatacgaacaactttcacaacttcGGAAGTGTGGTGAATAGATgcaagcacggagcggacgtccaagaatggacgttcagctgcaaatattgcagcggttcgcagggaacttgcagctaaccccagagtcagttctcGACGTAACAATTTGCCCAAGATGtgcaataacttcaaactttcttgtagataacatttcgcaATGACAAAAATgtgtctgaggttacaattgctttgcgcatatttgaataGAATTGTTTTAATATCTTTGTAGCAataaagctgcatatcatgacgtaatatcgtagcttgacatttaaattgtttatgtttgatatatttgattgtgttatataaactTGCTGAACAAATTATGTGCATATGCTGAGTGGTTCTCATTATCTATCGAACttgctatacgccgtagaagtgacgtagttaatcgaaaaaactaccatagcaatagatgaatacaattttgactataccgccctgcactacaacgttctcgcggtaccgatgcattgaatcatagatgtcaaagaaaggctgatcacttgcacctgtaagataagtatgtttgaaaagagcggtattgtattcaatctatgtttgctgacatacacatgtgatcagtgcaatctgcttgtagtgcagggcggtctattcaaaaattgtattcatctattgctatggtagttaacccgattatgacgtcacttctacggcgtattgcaGTGATGCGACGCTAAAGCCAGTAGGCCTTCGCGTAGACAAAGTTcattttgaccctttgatttaaaactagcgtcaagtttttaatttgatacattttgaatatttttttccaaatactcTTAataagatgttctttacgaatatgtgaacacaatttgaagcagacttttcaatgtTGAGATACGATTTTTAATTGGGTAAATTTGTTTGGGACCACCCTGTAGTACTTCATATCGCAATCCTGTCAACAGCGGCGCGTTAAGACACGGGTGCCGATAGGCAGTCGCGCTCTATGGGATACTTGACTCTTGTTTTCCAATGCCACAAAAATGCGTCGGCCAAGTAGTGTTAGCCTTCGCGAGAGGTTTTGGCGGCCAAATATGCATTTATTTGTGTCTTGGGTTTATCATGTGACAGGAATTACTTCATTGGATAGCTTTACTGATTCGTGTTTTAGCGGTGATGTAATACAAGATTGGTGGGTACCTATAGGGCGATTTCACGGCCGGTCAAAAGGTCAACTTGTGTGACCCGAGGAGTCACTCAAGCGTACTGGAGGACAAGCAAGCCTCCAGCACACGTACACATCACATGTAAACACGTACTATACTGCTATCGCTATACAATTTCAATCGACATTTGAACCTGCAAAAATACCATCGAAATGGTCAATTTTTGTGCTGTAAATAAATGCGGGAATAGGGCTAACCGTGAGAGAGATGTATCGTTCTTCAGGATTCCAAAAGCGAAGAAAAATGATCGTCAAGAGAAGCGAGAAAAGAAGGGACAGCAAAAGCTGAAGTGGTTGGCTAACATTGGCCGTGCAGATATCAACATGGAAAACATCGACAATTATCGCGTTTGTTCACAGCATTTCATCAACAGTAAGTCATTCTTCGTATTTTTTCTTGGTACCTGATAGGTTTTATAAGCGATAAATCTGGCTGTTAAATTGTTGTCAATTTAATTAAGTCGCCTTTTTGTCCGAGGAGCtgtcttcagcatgttcagggaAAGGGGAACGTCGTACCCAAATATGAGATGCAATTCATCACAATCAGTATAATGCGCCAAAATTCGTTTGGTGAAGTGATCGACCACATACGCgcagttttttatttatttgattttgatttaattaaTCCAATAAGACTCCCGTTGCCTGACCTTCTGCCACTATATCAAGAAAGAATACCCTCATCTGAAGATGATTACTTCCCACAATCTTGTATTGATGATAAAAGGAAGGTTGGATTTTTTTAAGTGAACAGTCATGGAAACAGAAAAACAGCGCGGTGCATGCAGGGAAAGAGTGGAAAAACGTTCCACTGAATATGCGCATGAGTGGAGACCTGCCAATCGCCAGCGGTAAGTTGATGCCCAGCGGCCTAATCCCGTTGCGTAACTAATCCTACTTTTACGAGCGCAACCATCGTGGGATCAAATGATGCCGGTTTGGACGTACTCTctaccccagacaaacaagaacctagacctatgactttggttcgcgtagtgaagccgacactgcttagcaacgaatttgaaaaggacgcatacccggacgcaaacaagcagacatgttcgcgtctatggaacatgttgcatttgacgcggcgataacggcgcagtaatcacgcaaacgagcgcgtcaaacatgtatgcgatatttctccgcgcctagtaaccccgtcaatccgtcaatatcaccttggatacggggcttcacctcccgctgtggtaaaggatgggcagtaataggtctaggtggtatgtctatgctctCTACTGTCTACAGTTtctccactctgaagtacaaagtgacaacgcgcgcgtatacagcgcgttaacagtgcgtagtgctgcgtctctgctgcaggtattcgtgtcttcaaagtcggcacaatgtgtgcgtccgcgtcggtactttgtacttcagagttaGACGGACTGTATTCTTCAGTATGGCCTATGCGCAATTACATGTTAGCAGCGTATTTGGGAAATCGCAATCCCCGAAGGCTTAATTCAAAGATTACTTACCGGCACCGGTCACCTCTTCAGCGAAGATTATGAAGGTGCCATTGAGGAACAAGATGTTCACAAGGAGTACAGCTGGGAATCTGAGGAACATTGTTCTGTTGAAGATTGCGAAACCTggattgaaaaagaaaaagcagAGGGAGAAAAATGACCATGAAGGTGGATTTATATTTACTTCGGAAAATACCAGACAAAAGCAACAACAATTACAAAACAATACTGAAATTGACAATTTCTGAAGATaaatcaggggctattttagaagaaaaaagtcaccGCACGTCAGCAAACGTAAAAATCTAAAAGATCAGCTAGCGGAGACAAGCTTGAGGGAAGAGGTTGCTGGCAGAGGGGTTGTCTCCCTCGAGTtctgtaaactttacaaatcaaaTCACGCGTTTAAATCACGCATTATACTGACTCACTTttgaagccatattataacatttgctgaggaggacgccctagCTGAagttttcaaattcttttttttacaagattaaattttactttattaaaccaatataccctgcaaaaatcaagactctaggtgctgtagttttgtcaaaatctgagattttgaataaaacgccggaaccggcgctttattattacgatggaattattagtcgaacgcatacacgatgttcataacacacagtacgtacacggcgtgtgcgacggtgatatacacaacaaagggtcgtaccataacatgaccgaaggagtggtacgtactggcgacatgtgcgctggtagtaaattccaattttctttgctttgccgtagttgttcggctcaaaaataaaatgggatatttctgacagtaaaagctaacattttatggcaaagaaatgctaatctattttgtttggaaatgttataatatggctttaagggctgagagctgagagcgcatcactcagacataccaaattgcattctgaatacgaggaatagccttaactgatatcaaataattttgaatttttgaaatttgcgatataatacaaattttatgatatttttgacattttaacattagtaaagtttatcaatctaatgatatgcacttaaagttgaaaatttatatatgtctggttcactaatgtatttcacaaattcatttaattgacatgtcattatttttaattacataCAGCTTCATGAAAGTACACACTCATTAAcattatggtattgatggtattgatatgcaaaaatgaatacaaactctgcaaagatgcataaaatgcacacagatgccaacaattgcacgaaattaaaatctgtaaaatgtcataataataaaataatcccTTTGATTTACTGAAGGGtatgtttcatttaaaatgacattccatttaattgaattatcatttttgataactccataaaagtacacagaacctatttgtttgcactactttatgtgaCTTGACTAATGctctcaaaatcaaaaagaaaaattgaaatatctcattagcttttttaattatgaatttttaattaaatccggcaaaatgAGTTTTTTTATCATTTCCGAAGCTATAGCTttcgttaattacaatgattttttttttattatagtgACCCCAAGACAGTTCCTTTTGgctttaatagttaaagaacattctaggctactattatacatcaaaacaattattttcctgaaattttatattaattttaagtaaAGATTTCTCGAAATTCCCTAAGATCTCCCAAAAGGGAAATATAcgatacacaccgacatcgcccggttaataattacgtTATACAGCCAGAGACATTGAAattaatacccgggatcgatacacgtaaatgtgccatgcacgattgatattcagacgataaatctttggataccgggatgaATATCTCCCGTGTATGATTTCGTGTAAAGAAACCAGATCTTGGttcttgcacttgaacatattatgttcaacggatatgacagtcgttagcttgcgtcttgagaaagaagcgtgcgtcttcaactcaaaaactaacaaaaatattatgattttctgatgtgagcactcactcacatggcgtatacatgttCAACCccacacagaggtcacacacagcgtagtgtgagcactcgctcacatggcgtatacaagctcacaTACACACTAGAGAAGTCAATTACCGAGGTAttgacagtagccttagtcgggatgtcactcggctcattatgcgtcttaaatgtcggaacaaaatggccatgcgtggctgtggattcaacctaccatggcgatttctgccatgaagatatatgACACTGTGCGATATATCctgaagggaaggtggtatgaaggtcaaacaaccaccaaattgtgcatttttacccacactatagacgaatcaaatttcacgcattcctatacggatccgtcggctcaatctcacctaaaatgtgaaataatgcggccttgcagggtattttaaactgcattctatcacccgtgttacacatagacaaaataatgatgacagtttacaacacaaaagaatctaacatcgatttttaagcggctttttgcggggctttttggtgttgcggggacccaaagatggccgaccaaatcctgaccatgcatgacttggctcgttggattcgtctataatgccatgccataactcaatttcagccaaaagtggatgtaagggtttttgcaacagagctcttcatttGTTGTTACTTTTCATATTTACCcttacattaaaaatgttcattctcTGTTTAATACTCAAATGATTTGATGTGCTCATCATTAAGTGTCTATGTGTTTAGTTTAGCGTTGAAAGTATTCAACTTAGTATTTATCTCTATACTTTTACCATGTAAGCACCTGGAAGAGTTTAAACCGGCTGATTTCACATGCATTTAGCAAAtgaaaaaacaataattttttattaattatcataattatggttAAGCAGTGCTTTTTCACTGATCTGGACTCCTTTCTACTAATAtaccgtaaataaataaataaattatatggtctTTAAAGGTTTCCTTGAACATGTTGCGGAAAGCCGCGCTTTTAGCCTTTTTCACACTAATTTGGCCATAAGTATTGTAAATTTTACCATTTGATTATAAAAAAAGTCCAAATATTGAGCCAGAGGGCTTGTGATCAAGCTGCCCCCGTTATCAGGTCTGCATGCCATATAGATCCTCATTGGCATATCAGCGGTGAGCGGTGATGAACATGTTCCTGAAGGTCataatttttggcatgttttactgggacaattgcgcacgaagcgcgcaaaaccttgccattttacactattttagcacaaacaaaggtgatatgttgtagtaattacactatttttgcccccaAATCAAGGTGTTTAACGGTCTAAAAAAGAAGATGCGCAAGGCAATTTTGGACAACTTCTGTCCGGTAGATGGAGCTGCCCCACGCCTGATGCGGATTTTCTCGTTCATCAGAGGCTTTCCCCCACGAGTGACCGAAAATTGGGAGGAAAGGGCGTTACCAGAGGCGTTGTgaggcaatattttcttgattttcctgccaattgaatgtttgactgatcacCACAAACTATACGATATAGGACATAGAATTTCCCGACTAGATCAGTCTTACTTTGTGGGggaacttctttaatttcttagtcaGTTTTGGGGCTGAAACtagtatataaatattttaagcacggatttttaattctcactgcgcgaatttctattctcactgcacaaacgtacgaggaggcacgttaaaatagcccctggataCGATGCGCCCTCACCCAGCTTTGCTGATTTAACAACATTAATAGACTCGTTATAGTTTTATGAATACTGGCAAATTACTTGCCTCAATGtgcttgtgtgtttgttttgtttagcgTGTATAATTTATTAATGATACGATAAGCCCTCCATagacgaaaaagaaaaaaaaagtagtcTGTGACGCCCTCACCCAGGTTTGCTGGTTTAACGGGAATCCATTGATCGGTGTAATGAATAACTGGAGCTACACCATATTTCGCCATAccacattctagaaacgcttgctgttagaaaaagaaaaattttaatgctaaattattgcacattctagggaagcgtggttaccgttttgaaataaccgagtgagagggttttcaagaaaatatttttcctgtcaaaactgaagcatcctctgtataaaagaaaatatgaatatcccggatgaatattaactgcacataatatataacgattcgtgatacccaattgtggcacatttgaggtcgtttatgaggcagagaattttatttcaattttatagacgccaaaataatttttaattgagcaagaataaggatagaaaaaacgttgaaaattctatgtataaataacattagacccggcaaaagattactgtttcgtttttatggtaatctaatcttttatttcctgaagaaacatttggggtctaaaatggattttttatgtaattgataaaaacatcgaacgtgtatacaagaaaaatggtaggttcctctatagtattttactgaccatggaaatgtactgacaccgtgcgagcacatgtcaaaatcgatataatgtattgtccatatagacgcgcatttatcatgtttattgtcggattaacaacaattgagcgctattaatacacattaatgtttttaggcaaataaaattccaaaatatggtacgttttctgcttttgcttgtcacgtggtaggcctatattgaagttgcgattatatcttcaaataagtttcataatagattccatcaagacaagtggccgagtggtctaaggcgctaggctcatagagcatatccaaagcggcgtggtgcgccgtgagttcgaaccccgcctctgccaaactttaaaagaagtaaaattaaaattaaaattttttaaatttcatattgggggaaaatgtgactgggagaatttatgtatggcgcgcgtggagtggtgtgaactGGAGCTAAAAGGCGCAGGATACCATTCGGAAGTAAATTAATGTACCGTGCCAATTCGACCAGGGAACTTACcaatatcgggaattgcctgtcacgcaTGATCGCACACAGTGACGTGAGCCACAATGCCCCGACATACTTCCATGCCGCTTGCTGCTACggccagtgttgtaggtctcgagaccaggtctcggtctcgagaccttttttgtagtgtctcggtctcggatgtcaaggtctcggtctcacaactcaaaagtctcggtctcggaactcaaaagtctcggtctcgaacgtttttttgttcgagacctgtcgagacctgaagaaaaagatatgattttctgtttttgttcattatttattccttaccctaaatttcaatgaatgttgaagaaattgttaagaataaagatacagaaatcattttataaggttataaaaagttataaatgaatcataagtgagcttgttcggatgtgagcttccaatttcagttcatgattaaacataggtgggcaggtggtggaagtgaggatcccacttaacttttgcaaggggaacattctccacaaaagcaaaatagatgaacaaatagttgccctgtgcagtgttcatcttcttttcagcacgaaaaacaagtgtgtttttggcccaaatatggtaaaattgctcaattttgcgtGCTTCGCGCACTGTTGTTTCCAGCCCTTCACACACTAGcctaattcgtcgtccgtattccatagtggcgtatagtggggcgccgcgaataaacaacttttcgagaaaaccgggtttgaagaaatgccaattttaaatcgagttgtgtaaatcagacattcattatattgtgtaaatgatgtgaaatttctgtaataaactaaatagattttattgttatatatttttcaaaagaaataaatacatactattgctggcaaactgaaaataaaactatacgtcactatggaaaacaaacaaaacgcaataccctaacctaacgttaaccgtacgccacctcggtcgccgtgtaatccctatggcgttacttttcgtcgttcgtattccatagtggcgtataggtccgatacgtgtacgccactatgacatacgatgtttttcatttttgccgatatttcataattataaaatgtgtataaaaagtggcgtatggtcgatacgccactatggaatacaaaaaatgtcactttgtaactatacgccacatttaattaataaattactaATTAAtaagctaattatgactgatgagacttagaagaaatgaaagagaacatcattaaaacatatgtgccaattttcaaaaaatgaccaaaaatcactatacgccactatggaatacagccgacgaattttgcctccactatcgccaacatttttgaaattttcccaaaatttggagaaaaattgcaaaaattaagacaagtgttaactgcaggtccaaatttcttgaacagttggtacaatgatgggttcccttttaaattctcagcggcacacccctacccaaaccaaacttgagtatcccaggggattaaaccaaggtctcggtctcggtcttggtctcggaacttagaggtctcggtctcggaaggggtggtcttggtctcggaaggtttggtctcggtctcggtctcgatctcggacgggcaggtcttggtctcggtctcggtctcggacatagaggtcttgactacaacactggctACGGCAACGTATTAACCAATGACAAGCttcgattgtgtccgtttgtctgcaatgcgcgtgcgtcacgccgctcagcgacaaAAGTATAAAACAAGCTTTGGTcggactacaccacatttcgccatactgcattttagaaacgcttgctgttagaataagaaaaattttaattgtaattattgcacaggtcacggcgaccctgtgacctttccggaaaaagccgagtggcaggtttttcaaataaatattttctgtgtaaaaactgtaccatcagataattaatggaatatatgaatattaactgtacatctatcacaacactttttgataacaacttgcgtcacaattgatctagtatagaaggtagagaatttatttcaatcttatatacgccgtgttttttttttggaattaagtgaaaattaattctttaaaaactgtatttttttaatgtaattttcacattagacccgacaaaagattaccgttttgttgttatgataatctaatcttttgatttcgtaaataaaattagggtctaatgtggatttaggatgcaaactggaacaatccaatgccttgtcaaaagcattt includes the following:
- the LOC140168301 gene encoding echinoidin-like, with amino-acid sequence MFLRFPAVLLVNILFLNGTFIIFAEEVTGAGQCCHKCPPFWTHFQNSCYRFFGTVKNWVEAEGYCNLFYGDTHEGHLVSIHNLAESNFVYALWHYSLINSSQLQCTVNTTESDIIASPLQSILIGAHDIGHEKKFTWTDGTPFDYNEWGPGEPSNSHNVGSEDCTHFVDADAPHAWKPWNDLPCDYVIRYPFICKIRLD